A part of Variovorax sp. HW608 genomic DNA contains:
- a CDS encoding LysR family transcriptional regulator, which yields MVFMKLSHLRAFTAALEEGSLRAAAKRLGLSQPALSKMMRELERELSTTLLLRSRGGVTGTTAGMVLYERARAADRELSQAADQIRQLGGGMTGTLTIGAVPLAVMLLVPEALRTFGREFPQIQLRVIEELYIAQLAPLRKGEVDIALGPLPEQIPPGEFTVEPLMPIAMVVVVRRGNPLARARHLAELAEARWVYTGASAESGYARVLFERNGLAPPPAGALVNSTLGLLSIIASGNIVGLLPQQIAAHPFAQQHLETVQIAEGPLQLSLGALARSGSALKPSVRHFLTHLHRAAHHLHVPSP from the coding sequence ATGGTTTTCATGAAGCTCAGTCATCTGCGTGCTTTCACAGCCGCCCTGGAAGAAGGAAGCCTGCGCGCCGCCGCAAAGCGGCTCGGGCTCTCGCAGCCCGCCCTGAGCAAGATGATGCGGGAGCTGGAGCGCGAGCTGTCGACCACCCTGCTGTTGCGTTCGCGCGGCGGCGTGACGGGCACCACCGCCGGAATGGTGCTGTACGAAAGGGCACGCGCCGCCGACCGCGAGTTGAGCCAGGCCGCCGATCAGATTCGCCAGCTCGGCGGCGGCATGACCGGCACGCTCACCATCGGTGCCGTGCCCCTGGCCGTGATGCTGCTGGTCCCGGAGGCCTTGCGCACCTTCGGCCGGGAGTTCCCGCAGATCCAGCTGCGCGTGATCGAGGAGCTGTACATCGCGCAACTGGCACCGCTGCGCAAGGGCGAGGTGGACATCGCGCTGGGACCGCTTCCGGAGCAGATTCCGCCGGGGGAATTCACGGTGGAGCCGCTGATGCCCATCGCCATGGTCGTGGTCGTGCGCCGGGGCAATCCCCTGGCCCGGGCCCGGCATCTGGCCGAGCTGGCCGAGGCGCGCTGGGTCTATACCGGCGCCTCAGCCGAGTCGGGCTATGCGCGTGTGCTGTTCGAGCGCAACGGACTCGCGCCACCACCGGCCGGCGCGCTGGTGAACTCCACGCTGGGACTGCTGTCGATCATCGCCAGCGGCAACATCGTCGGCCTGCTTCCGCAGCAGATCGCCGCGCACCCGTTCGCGCAGCAGCACCTGGAGACGGTGCAGATCGCCGAAGGTCCCCTGCAATTGAGCCTGGGCGCGCTGGCGCGCAGCGGCTCGGCCCTCAAGCCGAGCGTGCGTCACTTCCTGACCCATTTGCATCGCGCTGCGCATCACCTGCACGTGCCGAGTCCATAG
- a CDS encoding gallate dioxygenase — protein sequence MATLIGGIAASHTPTIGFAVDRDKGNDPVWAPIFETFQPLRDWIDERRPDVLLFVYNDHVTSFFFDHYSAFTLGVGPQWAVADEGAGARDLPAIQGDPAFAEHLGRSLMADEFDMSFFQDKALDHGCFSPLSILCPHSGSAWPVRLVPLQVGVLQFPIPTARRCYRLGQALRRAIESYPEDLRVAIVATGGLSHQVHGERAGFNNTEWDQRFLDLIEQDPEQLAAMTHAEYAELGGVEGAEVIMWLIMRGALSAQVKCTHRGYYLPSMTGIATAIYENQSAPPAPSEQRRRAEKVSAQLAGAERLQGSYPFTIERSVRGYRINRFLHELVVPEFRARFLADQEAEFERAQLTPTERDLVRRRDWRGLIQYGAIFFMLEKLGAVVGVSNLHIYAAMRGQSLEDFQQTRNAPGALYSVAGKDAGALQWDQPAVTAAAT from the coding sequence TTGGCCACCCTCATCGGCGGCATTGCTGCATCCCACACGCCCACCATCGGCTTCGCCGTCGACCGCGACAAGGGCAACGACCCGGTGTGGGCGCCCATCTTCGAAACCTTCCAGCCGCTGCGCGACTGGATCGACGAGCGCAGGCCCGACGTGCTGCTGTTCGTCTACAACGACCACGTCACCTCCTTCTTCTTCGACCACTACTCGGCCTTCACGCTCGGCGTCGGCCCGCAGTGGGCGGTGGCCGACGAGGGCGCAGGCGCGCGCGACCTGCCGGCGATCCAGGGCGACCCGGCCTTCGCCGAGCACCTGGGCCGTTCGCTGATGGCCGACGAGTTCGACATGTCCTTCTTCCAGGACAAGGCACTGGACCATGGCTGCTTCTCGCCGCTGTCGATCCTGTGCCCGCACAGCGGGTCCGCATGGCCGGTGCGGCTGGTGCCGCTGCAGGTCGGCGTGCTGCAGTTCCCCATCCCCACGGCGCGCCGGTGCTACCGCTTGGGCCAGGCACTGCGCCGTGCCATCGAGAGCTACCCCGAGGACCTGCGTGTGGCCATCGTGGCGACCGGCGGCCTCTCGCACCAGGTGCACGGCGAACGCGCCGGCTTCAACAACACCGAATGGGACCAGCGCTTCCTCGACCTGATCGAGCAGGACCCGGAGCAACTGGCCGCCATGACCCACGCCGAGTACGCCGAACTGGGCGGTGTCGAGGGGGCCGAGGTGATCATGTGGCTGATCATGCGCGGTGCGCTGTCGGCGCAGGTGAAGTGCACGCATCGCGGCTACTACCTGCCCTCGATGACCGGCATCGCCACCGCGATCTACGAGAACCAGTCTGCGCCGCCGGCGCCGTCGGAACAGCGCCGCCGCGCCGAGAAGGTATCGGCCCAGCTGGCAGGCGCCGAGCGGCTGCAGGGCAGCTACCCCTTCACCATCGAGCGCAGCGTGCGCGGCTATCGCATCAACCGCTTCCTGCATGAGCTGGTGGTGCCGGAGTTCCGGGCCCGCTTCCTGGCCGACCAGGAAGCGGAGTTCGAACGCGCGCAACTCACGCCGACAGAGCGCGACCTCGTCCGTCGACGCGACTGGCGCGGGCTGATCCAGTACGGGGCCATCTTTTTCATGCTCGAGAAGCTGGGTGCAGTGGTCGGTGTGTCCAACCTGCACATCTACGCCGCCATGCGCGGCCAGTCGCTGGAGGACTTCCAGCAGACCCGCAATGCGCCGGGCGCCCTCTATTCGGTGGCAGGCAAGGACGCTGGCGCGCTGCAGTGGGACCAGCCCGCGGTCACTGCCGCCGCCACCTGA
- a CDS encoding MFS transporter translates to MSVPATVDVKAFIDDRPPSTYQWLLVILCFLVVAADGMDVAIMGFVAPPILQEWGLSRPAFGLVMSAAPIGLVIGALVAGPSSDRVGRKLVLITSVLLFGVLTIATAFSRSPTEMAALRLLTGIGLGAAMPNTTTLLSEYAPSSKRALMITLMFTGFNLGSALIGFVAGALIPMHGWRAVLVFGGVLPLALVPLLVWLLPESARLMAVQGRPAERIAATLARVCGARFEPGTRFVSQEPPVAGRTTVGVLFSPGFGALTIALWVTYFMGLLVIYLLTGWLPTLMKDAGLSIATAANVTAMFQIGGTIGAVIVGWCMDRAQPARVIAGAYFAGALCVLVVGAIGAVSPALTLLVFSTGFFMSGAQTGLNAFAPGCYPTAARATGVSWMLGMGRFGSILGSAFGGALLGMGLGFGSILGMLALPAAFAAVAILSTRQRDVAQRQLNPA, encoded by the coding sequence ATGTCGGTTCCCGCAACTGTCGATGTCAAGGCATTCATCGACGACAGGCCTCCATCCACTTATCAGTGGCTTCTCGTCATCCTGTGCTTCCTCGTGGTGGCCGCAGACGGCATGGACGTGGCGATCATGGGATTCGTCGCGCCCCCGATCCTGCAGGAGTGGGGCCTCTCGCGCCCTGCGTTCGGACTGGTGATGAGTGCCGCGCCGATCGGCCTCGTGATCGGCGCACTGGTGGCGGGCCCCTCATCGGACCGCGTTGGACGCAAGCTGGTGCTGATCACCTCCGTGCTGCTGTTCGGCGTGCTGACCATCGCGACGGCGTTCTCCCGTTCGCCGACCGAGATGGCGGCGCTGCGCCTGCTCACCGGCATCGGCCTCGGTGCGGCCATGCCCAACACGACCACGCTGCTGTCCGAATACGCCCCGTCCAGCAAGCGGGCGCTGATGATCACCCTCATGTTCACCGGCTTCAACCTGGGGTCGGCGTTGATCGGGTTCGTGGCGGGTGCATTGATACCGATGCATGGCTGGCGTGCGGTCCTCGTTTTCGGCGGGGTGCTGCCCCTGGCGTTGGTGCCATTGCTGGTCTGGCTGCTGCCCGAATCGGCCCGGCTCATGGCAGTGCAGGGCCGGCCCGCCGAGCGCATCGCGGCGACGCTCGCGCGCGTGTGCGGCGCCCGCTTCGAGCCCGGCACCCGCTTCGTTTCTCAAGAGCCTCCGGTGGCCGGTCGCACGACCGTCGGCGTGCTGTTCTCGCCGGGCTTCGGCGCGCTGACCATCGCCCTGTGGGTCACCTATTTCATGGGCCTGCTCGTGATCTACCTGCTCACCGGCTGGCTGCCCACGCTGATGAAGGACGCCGGGCTGTCGATCGCGACGGCGGCCAACGTCACCGCGATGTTTCAGATCGGCGGCACCATCGGCGCCGTGATCGTCGGCTGGTGCATGGACCGCGCACAGCCGGCGCGAGTGATCGCCGGGGCCTATTTCGCCGGGGCGCTGTGCGTGCTGGTGGTCGGCGCCATCGGTGCCGTGTCGCCTGCGCTGACCTTGCTGGTCTTCAGCACCGGTTTCTTCATGAGCGGCGCGCAGACCGGGCTGAATGCCTTCGCACCGGGCTGCTATCCCACCGCCGCACGGGCCACCGGCGTGAGCTGGATGTTGGGCATGGGGCGCTTCGGCAGCATCCTGGGCTCCGCTTTCGGCGGCGCGCTGCTGGGCATGGGCCTGGGCTTCGGCAGCATCCTCGGCATGCTCGCCCTGCCTGCGGCGTTCGCGGCAGTGGCGATCCTCAGCACACGTCAGCGCGACGTGGCGCAACGCCAGCTCAACCCCGCCTGA
- a CDS encoding subtype B tannase has translation MKFPTSPSVPGRLSRTALGACILVSLGACGGGSGSSGSTVSTGSTSSGTTTTTATASTASAAAAGPGVYDDKLAFDASKAPYTTITVTLDGTATPVRWYREVCYVGTPMKLAAQQPALGAPFAADNQSCGYQNMNIFVREQDAARQDNPIFFNVNNGGWFASYQGGKGGWDGVTAITSANYAGADVVAGRAYVSNSDTDKVGAALSRGFVYINIASRSRGATAPAGVYQDGVYQGKAPAAIVDAKAAVRFLRLNDATMPGDASRIVVNGTSGGGAQSTQLGATGNNEDYFPYLAAIGAAGIDKDGKSSIKDDVFAVVAYCPIQDMGSADLAYEWMFNVLDSRALVEAAQKAGTIQAADGTVLIRASNPDPTGSAELMNKFVAYQAGLGLKNDDGTQLTTDNMLAAIQVEIKKAAEKQIKAGKSFVAFGAYGDHAGNGVGGGSGSVHYLNDYIGADASGTVTSFNMRNYLKFVATQARLKAVPAFDQRGQSQAATGTATDDGAGTVNHTGGESDLFGTPDLVYSNFTEYGWNHNDGANGTDAQAGVGLGNTGYTWAGNPQRSFLLNQYKMINALAYVGKNDGITPHWRIRVGARDRDTSFTVAYNLSRALKADPKVQDVDYALAWDQGHAGNYDVQEAMTWVDSMIAKAKAQ, from the coding sequence ATGAAATTCCCCACCTCGCCCTCCGTTCCGGGGCGGCTTTCGCGCACCGCGCTGGGCGCCTGCATTCTGGTATCGCTGGGCGCCTGCGGCGGTGGCTCGGGCAGCTCGGGCTCGACTGTCTCGACGGGCTCGACCAGCTCGGGCACGACCACCACCACGGCCACCGCCTCGACTGCTTCCGCGGCTGCCGCCGGGCCGGGCGTCTATGACGACAAGCTCGCCTTCGACGCCTCGAAGGCCCCCTACACGACGATCACCGTCACGCTTGACGGCACCGCCACGCCCGTGCGCTGGTACAGAGAGGTGTGCTACGTCGGCACCCCGATGAAACTGGCTGCTCAGCAACCTGCCCTCGGCGCACCCTTTGCGGCCGACAATCAGAGCTGCGGCTACCAGAACATGAACATCTTCGTTCGCGAGCAAGATGCAGCCAGGCAGGACAACCCCATCTTCTTCAACGTCAACAACGGCGGCTGGTTTGCCAGCTATCAAGGGGGCAAGGGCGGCTGGGATGGCGTGACGGCGATCACCAGCGCCAACTATGCCGGCGCCGACGTGGTCGCCGGGCGCGCCTATGTGAGCAACAGCGACACGGACAAGGTTGGCGCCGCACTGAGCCGCGGCTTCGTCTACATCAACATCGCCTCGCGCAGCCGTGGCGCTACGGCCCCGGCGGGCGTCTACCAGGACGGCGTCTACCAGGGCAAGGCGCCGGCCGCCATCGTCGACGCCAAGGCGGCCGTGCGCTTCCTGCGCCTGAACGACGCCACCATGCCGGGCGACGCCAGCCGCATCGTGGTGAACGGCACCAGCGGTGGCGGCGCGCAATCCACCCAACTGGGTGCCACGGGCAACAACGAGGACTATTTCCCCTACCTCGCGGCCATCGGCGCGGCCGGCATCGACAAGGACGGCAAGAGCTCGATCAAGGACGACGTCTTCGCTGTCGTGGCCTACTGCCCGATCCAGGACATGGGCAGCGCCGACCTGGCTTACGAGTGGATGTTCAATGTCCTGGACTCGCGCGCGCTGGTCGAGGCGGCTCAGAAGGCCGGCACGATCCAGGCCGCGGACGGCACCGTGCTCATCAGGGCCTCCAATCCGGACCCCACCGGCAGCGCCGAACTGATGAACAAGTTCGTGGCTTACCAGGCCGGCCTGGGCCTGAAGAATGACGATGGCACGCAACTGACTACCGACAACATGCTGGCCGCCATTCAGGTCGAAATAAAGAAGGCGGCCGAAAAGCAGATCAAGGCCGGCAAGTCATTCGTTGCTTTCGGTGCTTACGGGGATCACGCGGGCAACGGAGTCGGCGGCGGCTCCGGATCCGTGCACTATCTGAACGACTACATCGGCGCGGATGCCAGCGGTACGGTCACGAGCTTCAATATGCGCAATTACCTGAAGTTCGTTGCCACGCAGGCCAGGCTCAAGGCCGTGCCGGCGTTCGACCAGCGAGGCCAAAGCCAAGCCGCAACAGGAACCGCGACCGATGACGGCGCCGGCACCGTCAACCACACCGGCGGCGAGTCCGACCTGTTCGGCACCCCTGATCTGGTCTACTCCAACTTCACCGAGTACGGCTGGAACCACAACGACGGCGCCAATGGCACCGACGCGCAAGCCGGGGTCGGCCTCGGAAATACCGGCTACACCTGGGCCGGCAATCCGCAGCGCTCGTTCCTGCTCAACCAGTACAAGATGATCAATGCACTGGCCTATGTGGGCAAGAACGACGGCATCACGCCGCACTGGCGCATTCGCGTGGGCGCGCGCGATCGCGACACCTCGTTCACCGTCGCGTACAACCTCAGCCGCGCGTTGAAGGCCGATCCCAAGGTGCAGGACGTCGACTACGCCCTGGCCTGGGATCAGGGCCACGCCGGCAACTACGACGTGCAGGAAGCGATGACCTGGGTCGACAGCATGATCGCGAAGGCCAAAGCACAGTAA
- a CDS encoding transporter substrate-binding domain-containing protein encodes MKRRSLLALAASAACILSMGAAHADQDTLAAIREARTLRVALEFGRPPWGFKDDRLKMSGSDMEAAELLASDLGVKLEIVEVTGPNRIPFLQTKKADVVLSTFSITPERLKVIDFSAPYASAVQIVGAPKSLALKSEADLKGKRVGVTRATTGDVELTKKAKDLGAEVVRFDDESTNMTALASGQVDIVIQEPATLTAVAARNPQRQLEPKFIFTQFPVGIGLRKNDPALKSYLDQWVRTHMADGKLNAIYRKYHGTDLPAEIAKPAS; translated from the coding sequence ATGAAACGTCGCTCCCTGCTGGCCCTTGCCGCCAGCGCAGCCTGCATCCTGTCCATGGGCGCCGCGCATGCCGACCAGGACACGCTCGCCGCCATCCGCGAAGCCAGGACCCTCCGCGTCGCGCTCGAATTCGGCCGTCCGCCATGGGGCTTCAAGGACGACAGGCTGAAGATGTCGGGCTCGGACATGGAGGCGGCGGAATTGCTGGCTTCCGACCTCGGCGTAAAGCTCGAGATCGTGGAAGTCACCGGGCCCAACCGCATTCCCTTCCTGCAGACGAAGAAGGCCGATGTGGTGCTCTCCACGTTCTCGATCACGCCGGAGCGGCTGAAGGTCATCGACTTCTCGGCGCCGTACGCGAGCGCGGTGCAGATCGTCGGCGCGCCGAAGTCGCTGGCATTGAAGTCCGAAGCCGATCTCAAGGGCAAGCGCGTGGGCGTGACCCGCGCGACCACCGGTGACGTGGAGCTGACCAAGAAGGCCAAGGACCTCGGCGCGGAAGTGGTGCGTTTCGACGACGAATCGACCAACATGACCGCGCTCGCGAGCGGGCAGGTCGACATCGTGATCCAGGAGCCCGCGACGCTCACCGCGGTGGCCGCGCGCAATCCGCAGCGGCAGCTGGAGCCGAAGTTCATCTTCACGCAGTTCCCGGTCGGCATCGGCTTGCGCAAGAACGATCCTGCGCTCAAGAGCTACCTCGACCAGTGGGTCAGGACGCACATGGCCGATGGAAAGCTCAACGCCATCTACCGCAAGTACCACGGGACCGACCTGCCGGCGGAGATCGCGAAGCCGGCCAGCTGA
- a CDS encoding amino acid ABC transporter ATP-binding protein, which yields MSAVVELRNIHKTFGANHVLRGVSFEVHRGQVAAIIGQSGSGKSTALRCMDRLETIDSGELNVCGHALHDPKVDLKPLRRDVGIVFQSYNLFPYLTVEQNVTLAPRAVKGMKASDAQEIAAAVLAKVGLKEKMGAYPEQLSGGQQQRVAIARSLAMEPKLMLFDEVTSALDPQLTGEVLRVMEQLAADGMTMVLVTHEMAFARNVAHQVIYMRDGKVHESGSADILRQPSTPELANFISADA from the coding sequence ATGTCAGCCGTCGTTGAACTCAGGAACATCCACAAGACCTTCGGCGCGAACCACGTGCTGCGCGGCGTCAGCTTCGAGGTCCATCGCGGGCAGGTCGCGGCCATCATCGGCCAGAGCGGTTCGGGCAAGAGCACCGCGCTGCGCTGCATGGACCGGCTCGAAACCATCGACAGCGGCGAGCTGAACGTCTGCGGCCATGCGCTGCACGATCCGAAGGTCGACCTGAAGCCGCTTCGGCGCGATGTCGGCATCGTGTTCCAGAGCTACAACCTCTTCCCGTACCTCACGGTGGAGCAGAACGTGACGCTCGCGCCGCGCGCCGTGAAGGGCATGAAGGCCTCGGACGCGCAGGAGATCGCGGCCGCGGTGCTGGCCAAGGTCGGGCTCAAGGAAAAGATGGGCGCCTATCCCGAGCAGCTCTCGGGCGGCCAGCAGCAGCGCGTGGCGATCGCGCGCAGCCTCGCGATGGAGCCCAAGCTGATGCTCTTCGACGAAGTCACCTCCGCACTCGATCCGCAGCTGACCGGCGAAGTGCTGCGCGTGATGGAGCAGCTCGCGGCCGACGGCATGACCATGGTGCTCGTGACCCACGAGATGGCCTTCGCGCGCAACGTGGCGCACCAGGTCATCTACATGCGCGACGGCAAGGTGCACGAAAGCGGTAGCGCCGACATCCTGCGCCAGCCGTCCACGCCCGAACTGGCCAACTTCATCAGTGCGGACGCCTGA
- a CDS encoding amino acid ABC transporter permease — protein MNMQYLGSLLQGLWGTVLLSALTFLFGGLLGLVIALCRISPSRGMASATSAYIQFMQGMPLLVLMGLCFYGPSLLGFQSVHPLAAATFAMTLYAASYLGEIWRGCLQAVAKSQWEAAECLGFSRWQRMRLVILPQGLRIATPPTVGFMVQIVKNTSVASLVVGFAELSYNAKVLNNTTFQPFVYFGLAGLMYFAVCYPLSRQARKLERKLNVSRR, from the coding sequence ATGAACATGCAATACCTCGGGTCCCTGCTGCAGGGGCTGTGGGGCACCGTGCTCCTGAGCGCGCTGACCTTCCTCTTCGGCGGCCTGCTGGGCCTTGTGATCGCGCTGTGCCGCATCTCGCCGAGCCGCGGCATGGCGAGCGCCACCAGCGCCTACATCCAGTTCATGCAGGGCATGCCGCTGCTGGTGCTGATGGGCTTGTGCTTCTACGGACCGAGCCTGCTGGGCTTCCAGTCGGTGCATCCGCTGGCGGCGGCCACCTTCGCGATGACGCTCTATGCGGCGTCCTACCTCGGCGAGATCTGGCGCGGCTGCCTGCAGGCGGTGGCCAAGTCGCAGTGGGAAGCGGCGGAATGCCTCGGCTTCTCGCGCTGGCAGCGCATGCGCCTGGTGATCCTTCCGCAGGGACTGCGCATCGCGACGCCGCCCACGGTGGGCTTCATGGTGCAGATCGTCAAGAACACCTCGGTGGCCTCGCTGGTCGTCGGCTTCGCGGAGCTTTCCTACAACGCGAAGGTGCTCAACAACACCACCTTCCAGCCCTTCGTCTACTTCGGCCTCGCGGGCCTCATGTATTTCGCCGTCTGCTATCCGCTGTCGCGCCAGGCGCGCAAGCTCGAAAGGAAACTCAATGTCAGCCGTCGTTGA
- a CDS encoding amino acid ABC transporter permease: MNYEFDFKAVLDYWPLFLEGAWVTLKLAFFATVLGFVVGTLCAIARTSGPAWLRNLVAGYVELIRNTPLLIQSYFLIFGMASIGMKLPILVGATIALVVNIGAYTTEIMRAGIDSIQRGQLEAAECLGLSRLQVYLHVVLRPAMERVYPALASQYVLLMLASSILSSVGVEELFGISNRVQSDTFRNFEVFVTLGIVYLALSLLMRVGFWLLNLVLFTRRRKLGTPI; the protein is encoded by the coding sequence ATGAACTACGAGTTTGACTTCAAGGCGGTGCTGGACTACTGGCCTCTTTTCCTCGAGGGGGCCTGGGTCACGCTGAAGCTTGCCTTCTTCGCCACCGTGCTCGGCTTCGTCGTGGGCACGCTCTGCGCGATCGCGCGCACCAGCGGCCCTGCGTGGCTGCGCAACCTGGTCGCGGGCTATGTGGAGCTGATCCGCAACACGCCGCTCCTGATCCAGAGCTACTTCCTGATCTTCGGCATGGCCAGCATCGGCATGAAGCTGCCGATCCTGGTCGGCGCGACGATCGCGCTGGTGGTGAACATCGGCGCCTACACCACCGAGATCATGCGCGCGGGCATCGACTCGATCCAGCGCGGCCAGCTCGAAGCGGCCGAATGCCTTGGCTTGTCGCGCCTGCAGGTCTACCTGCACGTGGTGCTGCGCCCTGCGATGGAGCGCGTGTACCCGGCGCTTGCCAGCCAGTACGTGCTGCTGATGCTGGCCTCCAGCATCCTGTCGTCGGTCGGCGTGGAAGAGCTCTTCGGCATCTCGAACCGCGTGCAGAGCGACACCTTCCGCAACTTCGAAGTCTTCGTGACGCTCGGCATCGTGTACCTCGCGCTGTCGCTGCTGATGCGAGTGGGCTTCTGGCTGCTGAACCTCGTGCTCTTCACGCGCCGCCGCAAGCTCGGCACTCCGATCTGA
- a CDS encoding transporter substrate-binding domain-containing protein codes for MQIHPPGTVNRRTAAAGMAGFLVLALGFMSPSAMAQSDSLARIRSSGKIRIAIDLSVPPWSYKDDKLEMKGSEVDTAKLLAKDLGVELEVVPTNSANRIPLLMTNRADVVISAMTITPERLKTIDFSRPYSGISTYVAAPKSMAVRTPADLVGKKIAVTRGTTNDADITRMAPPGAEVVRFEDESTTMTAVVSGQMDVTALATTLIEVINQRNPGKQLEPKLLLQNSLFGVGMRKNDAALKEWVNKWIEDRLGSGDLQTIYKKHQGAEIPAEVLKGGT; via the coding sequence ATGCAGATCCATCCACCCGGCACCGTCAACCGCCGCACCGCCGCCGCCGGCATGGCGGGCTTCCTCGTCCTCGCGCTCGGGTTCATGAGCCCGTCGGCCATGGCCCAGAGCGACTCGCTCGCCAGGATCCGCAGCAGCGGCAAGATCCGCATCGCCATCGATCTGAGCGTCCCGCCCTGGTCCTACAAGGACGACAAGCTGGAGATGAAGGGCTCCGAAGTCGACACTGCGAAGCTGCTCGCGAAGGACCTCGGCGTCGAGCTCGAAGTGGTGCCGACCAACAGCGCGAACCGCATCCCGCTCTTGATGACGAACCGGGCCGACGTGGTGATCTCGGCGATGACCATCACGCCCGAGCGGCTCAAGACCATCGACTTCTCGCGGCCGTATTCCGGCATCTCCACCTATGTGGCGGCGCCGAAATCGATGGCGGTCCGCACGCCCGCGGACCTCGTGGGCAAGAAGATCGCGGTGACGCGCGGCACCACCAACGATGCCGACATCACGCGCATGGCGCCGCCCGGCGCGGAGGTGGTCCGCTTCGAGGACGAATCGACCACCATGACCGCGGTGGTCAGCGGCCAGATGGACGTGACCGCGCTCGCGACCACGCTGATCGAGGTCATCAACCAGCGCAACCCGGGCAAGCAGCTCGAACCCAAGCTGCTGCTGCAGAACTCTCTCTTCGGTGTCGGCATGCGCAAGAACGACGCCGCGCTCAAGGAGTGGGTCAACAAGTGGATCGAGGATCGGCTGGGGAGCGGCGACCTGCAGACGATCTACAAGAAGCACCAGGGCGCGGAGATTCCCGCCGAGGTGTTGAAGGGCGGCACCTGA